In Aegilops tauschii subsp. strangulata cultivar AL8/78 chromosome 3, Aet v6.0, whole genome shotgun sequence, one genomic interval encodes:
- the LOC109752908 gene encoding uncharacterized protein — protein MIASQLGRVRFAAVCRSWRAAARCAPPVPALPWLLLSPRDCSGTKALLHCPENGAIVPLRFQSKAVVKCIVGCHDGGWVASSLPDPFRIMNLFSGAEVTLNKKQAVISCTSRYLGSGQVQILKVVFSGPPTSGECILAALTYNCGIALCIVGCPNTGWSVEGCPNKPIVDILFWNGELYSLLYDGHLIKFEIGVNEDGAPVIAATHWLVIQRIGRSISEGNYRDYVSYIFDLEGKFAMALRRQWLPNHDPFFKVFKLVDIHGPYACYKHKWLEVTSLGDHALFLGETFSKAVHVAGNMPGSIKIYYSHNCWLGQNTVVSSDKVFFTISNDNVDHTYYKRDDTNNEVTDDGDYAKRIRSVGYFKKGCLDGGMWIIPPNL, from the coding sequence ATGATCGCCTCCCAACTCGGCCGTGTACGCTTCGCCGCCGTCTGCCGGTCGTGGCGTGCCGCCGCGCGCTGCGCCCCGCCCGTGCCGGCACTCCCGTGGCTGCTCCTCTCGCCTCGGGACTGCAGCGGGACGAAGGCTCTCCTTCACTGCCCCGAGAATGGCGCCATCGTGCCCTTACGGTTCCAAAGCAAGGCCGTGGTGAAGTGCATCGTCGGCTGCCACGATGGCGGCTGGGTCGCGTCCTCCCTACCGGACCCGTTCAGGATCATGAACCTCTTTTCTGGCGCCGAAGTGACGCTCAACAAAAAGCAGGCGGTTATCTCCTGCACGAGCCGGTACCTTGGCTCCGGCCAGGTTCAAATCTTGAAAGTTGTTTTCTCGGGGCCGCCCACCTCAGGCGAGTGTATCCTTGCCGCCTTAACATACAACTGCGGCATCGCGCTCTGCATAGTTGGATGTCCGAACACTGGGTGGTCGGTGGAAGGATGTCCTAACAAGCCGATTGTCGACATCTTATTCTGGAACGGCGAGCTCTATAGCCTACTCTACGATGGGCACCTCATCAAATTCGAGATTGGCGTGAATGAGGACGGTGCACCAGTTATCGCGGCTACGCATTGGTTAGTCATTCAAAGGATCGGCCGTAGCATCAGCGAGGGAAACTACAGGGACTATGTTAGTTACATCTTTGATCTAGAGGGCAAGTTTGCCATGGCACTGAGGCGCCAGTGGTTGCCAAACCATGACCCTTTCTTCAAGGTGTTCAAGCTCGTCGACATCCATGGACCATATGCATGTTACAAGCACAAGTGGTTGGAGGTGACAAGTTTGGGTGACCATGCACTGTTTTTGGGGGAGACATTCTCGAAGGCGGTGCACGTTGCAGGGAATATGCCAGGCAGCATAAAGATCTACTACTCACATAATTGTTGGTTAGGTCAGAACACCGTTGTCTCTAGTGACAAGGTATTCTTCACAATCTCGAATGACAATGTTGACCACACATACTACAAGAGAGACGACACAAATAATGAAGTCACTGACGATGGCGATTACGCCAAGAGGATCAGGTCAGTAGGATACTTCAAGAAGGGCTGTTTAGATGGTGGCATGTGGATTATCCCTCCAAATTTATAG
- the LOC109752907 gene encoding uncharacterized protein: protein MPPRRRGASGYRGVRQRPNGWYSAEIRSGDVRLGLGTFQTSHEAARAYDAVAWRLDRPRQQMNFQDVHTRQQAQDVAPPPRLIMDQDCAEHARRQRRLLVAEEDERAMAEWRRRHPEDVANEEAFWARHREEQTAKRRVERLDRRRRKALALSQCEIVQNGGQTIFSSDDDCWEDIWLDTSDQTSEDGDEYDDDDDWE from the coding sequence atgccgccgcgccgccgaggAGCGTCGGGCTACCGCGGCGTCCGCCAGCGCCCCAACGGCTGGTACTCCGCCGAGATTCGGTCCGGCGACGTCCGGCTCGGCCTCGGTACGTTCCAGACCTCGCACGAGGCCGCACGCGCCTACGACGCGGTGGCGTGGCGCCTGGACAGGCCGCGCCAGCAGATGAACTTCCAGGATGTCCACACGCGCCAGCAGGCGCAGGACGTCGCCCCTCCGCCTCGTCTTATCATGGACCAGGACTGTGCAGAGCACGCTCGgcggcagcgccgcctcctcgtcgccgAGGAGGACGAGCGGGCCATGGCGGAGTGGCGTCGGCGCCACCCGGAGGACGTCGCCAACGAGGAAGCCTTCTGGGCAAGGCACCGCGAGGAGCAGACGGCAAAGCGCCGCGTGGAGCGGTTGGACAGGCGTCGGCGGAAGGCCCTGGCGTTATCGCAGTGCGAAATCGTTCAAAATGGTGGGCAAACGATCTTTTCGTCTGATGATGACTGTTGGGAGGACATTTGGCTCGATACCTCGGACCAGACCAGCGAGGATggtgatgaatatgatgatgatgatgactgGGAGTAG